The DNA sequence TAATTTAAGAATTCGGTTGTACATCCAAACGTTTTAATCAACTATTTAATCAACTATTAAGTGGAACTGCTTACCTAATCTTACTTTATCGCATGATGTTATATCATATTATTTTATGAATTAGGCCTATAACGTTCTCCTCTTTATTAATATCTAGAACACGAATAAGTGAACCAATATCATTACAATTATAGAATCATATCCCTAAGCTTCTAGTGAAATTCTGGACTGTTTTTATAGTGAAAGCTCACAGGCTCGTTTAGTCATCTTAAATATATGAAAAACAGTTTCTTAAAAAAGTTAATCTTCTGTCTAGGTCACAGTTCGGTGCCTACTAGAGACCGATGAAATACTACTCTAATTGCTGTCTATTCATTTTTCTAGCAAGCACGACTGCATGAATTATGTACTGGTAGAGGATAATGAATTAGTAAGAGATAATGAAACGCTCGGGTAGTTGAAAAGCGGTTCTCAAGGCTGGGGTTAGGACTGCTAGCTACTCCATTTATTTCTAATATGATTTCATACCTAAGAAGGTGTTTTGAATGTAAGGATGTACTGACCTTACTTTCTTTCCAGAAGGTTAGGAAGGTTAAAGGCAGGTACCTATCCCTACTACAAGGCAGATATATCGGTTTTGTAAAGAGAATTGTTAGAGTTCACGAAGAATATATGAAGTGGCGCCGGGGGCAGGATTCGAACCCGCGTGCGGATATCCCGCACCGGCTCTCAAGGCTTGTGTATAGTCGTGCTGATGTTTCATGTGTTTATGTGGTTTGTGAAACATGGCATATTTCATGATAATACTGTTGGTTTTTTGTTGTGTATGTTTATTGTTCCGTACTTGAAAATTTTAAAAATACTTTTCACCCCAACGAAGCGGTGATTCGATGTCCGCATCGGAGTACTTAATGATGTTGAAGAGGGTTTTGGTTAGGGGGAGGTCGGTAATAGAGGAGTGTCCAGAACACTACAAGGTTTACCTACCTACGGAGTACAACGACCTGTGGGAGGAGGTCAGGAGCCGCAGGATACCCGTAGACATCGTCGTGTTTCTTCCGAAACAGCACCAGGAGTATGGGATAAGCAAGATCCTCATGAAGGATAGGTATATTGTTAGGGAGAGCGGGAGGTACAAGGTATACCTAAGCAAGGCGTACCTCGACATATGGAGGGAGATATCACAGCAGAACCAGAGTATAGATCTCTTAATAGTGTTTAATGTTTAGTTTTTGCCTAGGGGGGTGGGGAGGAGGAAGCTAAAGGGCTGGGCTAAGAGCTCTGCCAACCGAATTACTAGTGTTAGTAGCGGAAATTTAAGTTTTAGTAAAAGTTTTGATAACAGTTGTGTTAGTACTAGTAATGTTATTGTTAGTAATTTAGGTGAAAGGTATAGTCGAGAATTGCGGAATCTTGTGTATTTTGAGGTGTATGGTTCTGGACGGGAGATAAGGACTAGGAGAGGTATCTACTATAGGTATCCGGGCGTTATTCTCAGTAGTTTTAGGCTTGTGGATGTTCTTGTTTCTAAGGATCTGATAAAGTATCTCCGTAAGGATGAGAGGAAGAGGAAATTCATAGTAGTTAGGAAGTGTGGAGGGAATACTAGGGTTGTTATAAAATCTAAAGATGTTGATAAGATATCGTATATTTACGATGCAGAGAATCTTAAAAGGTTGACGGGTAAAAGTGGAACAATACCTGAAAGGTTGTTGATGAGATTGAGGACATTGAAGAATGGATGGGTTACAGTTAGATCTCTTGAAAATATTCTTCAGTCCATGAACTTTAGTGTATGTGGGGTTCTCATACTCCAGGTTGTTGGTAATCAGGTCGGGATGAAGCTTTACGAAGTTACTAGACATGAGGTTCTTCATTTTCCTTGGAGTCAGTTATCTGATAGATTTATTGTGCGGTGTGATAGGGATGGGAGGATTACCGTGGTTACTGTTTCCAATATTCCCTTCATCACGATGAGGGATATGTTCAGTTCTCTCAATAGCTATGTTCCTCATCAGAGGTACGGTTTTCTCGGGGATGAAGTTATGGAGGGTGATGTAGTATCTCATCGCTAGGGTCTCACAACGGCATGTCAATGGTTCATCAGTAGGGTCTCATAAGTGGATGACAATAGGTCTCATAAGGGCATGTCAGTATTCGCTAAATATTGTTATTGTATATATATCTATGGGGTCTCATAACGGCATGGTACTGTCTACTTTTGATTATCTTCTGATCGATTCTCGTTGTGAGCCGAAGTGGAAAAACTGTGGGTGTCATAACGGTGTACCACACATATACTATTTGACAGTATTAATAATGTGTATATGGACCGCAAGGCGGCGGGTGATGTGGGTCTCATAACGGTATGACAGGGGGTCTCATAACGGTATGTCAGTAGTTGTCGGTGTTTATAGGGTCGGTGTAGGTGGTTGTAATGGTTGGGGAGGTTAGAGGGGTGTGGTTTCCGTATGTGTACCGTGGCTATGGTGGCTTTCTGTCTACCTATGTAATTCTTTACCGTCTTATTAGGGGGTGGGAGGTGGTGTATGTTCCGTCTAAGTTTTTCCTTTCTTTGGATGGGATTAGGATTCTTCGCCAGTTTCCAAGGTGTAGTTTCTGTTCTTATGTCTCTCCTAAGAGAATTGCTGTTGAGAAGATTCCTGAGGTTGTGGTCAGAGGGGTGAGAGAGGTTGGTAGGGTTGAGGACGTGTTGGAGTACGGATACCTTGCTGGTGTTGTAAAGAATGTTGTGTGGAAGTATACCGTGAATGACCTTATCTCGTTTGGTAGAAGGTTGGATACTAGGGTGGATACGGGGGTGCTTCGCTGGGCTATTCCATGGTTTCCGGGTAACCTCTGTGGGTTGGTGTATTTCATGGAGGAGGGTGTATTCACTTCTCTGGACATGTATATTCTCCAACCTCTATTGGATCTTCAGTTAAGGGATAAGACTCGTGTCAGTATTTTTCTTATCGAGAGAATGGGAGAGATTAAGAGTTTTCTTTTAGTGGTTGTGAGGGGGTCTATCCATGATCTGTATTAATGATAGTCCACCGTTTTTGCTCGAGATTATGGACTTGTAAGTTCGTCGATCATAGCTTGTGGGATTTATTTATGTTTTTATGAGTGAATCCAGTGATGACTGATACGGCTGAGCTCTGGGCTCTATCTGACACTCAGGGCTGAACTCCTAGCAACATACTAGTAAATAAAAACACGATAGGCAAAAGCATCACGAGCATAAACTTTTACAACATTTTATAGGGTGAAAGCAAAATTAGTTGGTTGAAGCTATATTTATGAGGTGGCGACTCTGATTATTAGATGCATTACAACCTTAATCCAAAGGTTAATGGACTTCTCATTCGTACCTAGTAACTATGATGTTAAAGCAGCAACGGGATTAGCTGAAAGGCTCAAAGATTCGGACAAATATAAGGCTCTCGTTAATGTAATGGAGTGGATAGACAAAAATATAACATACTGGTATGAAAGAGCATATCTTGACTCAATTACTAGACCGTTCCTAATGGTCGGCACATCTATCGTAGCAATCATAATTTTCTTAGTCTTATTTGTATTTCTTCTTGCAGTATTCTCTGCTCTATTAAATCTTCCTCCGATTCTCTCCTTTATCGGTTCACTGACAATAAATCTCATTCTATGCTTCTACTTCATATTTGGGATGTCTCCCGTTAAAAAGTTTCTACTCGTTATTTTAGGTTCAACTGTTTTTTACATGTTTACAATGGAGATGTTGAAGCTCCAGCCTTTAGAACTACTCACGGGCATACGGCACCTAAGTTTTATTTATTGGGTAACGGCGGGTGGTTCACTAATCGTCATGCTGTATCTCATAGCCATATATCTACCACTTACAAGACATTATGAGAGCAAGTTAGCTGCAATCATCCGGTTAATTAACTTAACATTTACTGCTGAGCTTTCAGTTGAGGACATGTTGAAACTTAGGAGAGGAGTCTGTAGAGATTATGCCAGGCTCATAGCGTCGGTATTAGTCAACTTGTTCCCAAAAAAAAAAACAGAATCTACTTTTTCATTATACCGGGACATGTAGCAACAGGTATAGAGATAAATGGAAAGATCTATGTGCTTGATCAAAAGCTTCCTATACTCACTATCAATGCTTGGCTCAACCTATGGAATACCGATTGCACAACAAGAATCCTAGTTCTAGAGAAGGAAAACCATAGCTTTTCAGTTAAAAATGTAGAGAGACGAATATGCAGGAATCAAAAAGTACGAATTAACTTAAACAAAGAGCTTGAAGAACTTGTAGAAAAAGTTCACAAAGCCCTCACAAATCAGGAACTCTTAGTACAACATATCCTCGAAAAGTACGCAGAAGTGCTCGACATAGAAGATAAAGCAGTCTACGAATCCATCATAAGAAAAATCAAAATCACACTCGAAAAAGAACTCGTAAACCAAGCATCACTAATAAGAAACATAAACCTGTCAAAAGAAGGAGATAACATCATGGTAGACATACAGCTAACACATCAGAAACCTAATTAATCATCATAATTTCCTTAGTCACGAAACACTTCATGGTAACTTAGATAGAACGCAGAAGGGTAAATATTTCTCTCTTGCTGAGTTTAGCTTGTTTGTGATGTTTAATTTTGATTATCATTGATCATCATGTAACCATGAAAATTGCTTTTAACGCTTAGGTCATATCTGTGTTTTGTGTTCACATGTACGTGTCTGAGTAAGCGGATGTCCGGAACATCGTTGGGCACGAAGAGACTGAGGGAGAGGGACTCACACATCATAAGGACGGTGATCTCCGCTGAGTCACTCAACCATTAAATAATCATATCTTTTTTAACGAAAAGACTGATACCCCTCCAACAAACGCTTGAATATCAAGTTCTTTCCTAATCATTATAACGAAGCACTATTAACAAACCATAGGTAGACTCTTTCCCAAGCTACGTGAGCCCCTAGGGAGTTCATAGAGCTAGTAGAGAAAAGCTTCAATACCTAGGAGTAAATAACCTAAGTAAATTTTATGTTTTTACCAATGGTGGCAATACTTTTAAATTCTAGACCAGCTGGAGACAACTACTGGACCAAGTTAAAACTCCTCCGATTAGGATACTTATCGCAAAACAGGAGATTACATTGGCGTAGCTAGTATATGCGAAAGCCTTTAAAGATATAAACGAGATACTTAAATCCTACAATCCAGAAAATGGTTACAAAAAAGCAATAGTGAGTTCACTTCTTCGCAACGAAGAGTTCGTGAGACATTCTACAAGCACTACCAAGGTTAGTTCCTTCCTTATAAAAAGCCGGGTGAATTCTCATGAAATGTATAATATTGACGCAGTACTCGCTCTTTTTGGGGTGTTTAGTGAAAGTGATTGGACATCGGGCCTTGAAGCTTCATACTGGGGCAACATTCCCTTTTCGAGATCGAAGTTGCTTAAATATCTGGGCAAGAGCTGTTTGTTCTCATTCTCGCAGTAAATAGCTAGTTTCCATCGTTGCGTGTTCTATGGAAACTATTGTATGAGCTCATGAGATCTCAATGCGAATAGGTAACTTGGGTAGTGTTTATCTGCTTCTGTTAGTAGGTCTTCGTACCTCGCCTCACTTATCCTTAGTTCTCCGAATCTTGACTGTATGAATCTTGCTACCTCCCTAGGCATAGTCTGAACCATTATCCTCCATGAGACTTTTTTAAACATCTTCGGTAGGGTTAGATTGCGTCTCTTAGCGTACTTAGTAACAGCTTCTCTACTTATCTTTCTAGGTGCTACTGCTTTCAGTAGCTCTGCTGTTTCCCTGGACATGTATATCCATTCGCAGGGCTTCTGGTGACCCCTCAGCCCTAGGTAGTATCTATAGAATCTATTGAAGTAGACCAGCCTCTTTGTCTCTAGGTCTATAGACTCTATAACAACTACTTCATCGGGTCACCATGTTCTGATCATATCTCCGGTACGCGTTCGAACCTTGTGCCAGATTCTAACATTATTCTGTATACTGTATAGTATGTTCTGTGGTTCTCCTTTAGAAAGCCTACGATCTTCCTAACATCTTCCAAGGGATCTGGTAGGGTCTAACATCCAATTTGTAGGCTCTGCTTGCTACAGCCTCCATTATCGAGCCAAACGTTTCCGGAGAGATCTTTCTTTTGTGATCAGATACCTCGCCAGAGCCTCAGGTTCATATTATCACCTTAACCCTTGGTTTCCTCTTCTTCGCCTCGGGGGCTCTGGAGCTCCAGAGCTCCCTTCTCAGTAGTTCCCTCAAGGCTATTTCATAACTCAACCTTAGATCGAGTACTATGGTGTAGCAAGGTTTATATATGAGTATTGCATCTATTTCATGAGGCGATAGTACATATGAAGGGTTTAATCGTTTGTGTTTGTCAAGGCACGTGTCCATCGTTTCATAAGATGAATGTGTTTGAAGTAGTTAACCATTTCAGAAGGAATAAGAAAGTTGACTTCGTAGTGATTCACCCGCAACTCTGCGCAACCGACGGCGATAACTTCTGGAGGGCGTTGTTGAGTGGTAAATGGGATGGAGGGATTGTGGTGGCTGGCTGCGATCCAACAATGCAGCGGAAGATGTTTGGATGGGTTTTCCGAGAGTTGGGTTTCGATGAGTCTAAGTTTAGAGGTGTTGAAATAAGGAATATGAGTACTGAGGAAGCCATCAAGGCTATTGAGGAGGCTCTGAGTGTGTGAGGTGTTTAGGTTTGACTAGGAACTGGTATCCAGTAATAAACTACGAGAAGTGCAGTGGGTGCCTAACATGCTATAACTTCTGCCCGCACGGGGTGTACGGCCTAGGCGCTGACGGGAAGCCGGTGGTGGTTAAACCGGATAACTGCGTTGAGCTGTGCAGGGGTTGCCAGAAAATCTGCCCCTCATCAGCGATCAAGTATTATGGAGATGAGCAGTAAGGAATTCCAACCCTTTAATTCTTTCGTAGCCTCTTTAAGCCTGGTTAGGTGTGGTAGGTGGATAGATATCCCTCAGATTGCCGAATACGTTCAGGGAGCTCCTTCCTGGATGTAGTGTAGAGCTCTCCCGAGCATGAACCCTGCCTTAAATCCACTGCCTTTCCTAAGATGATATAGGGATAGGTTGAAGTAGTACTCTATGAGGGTTTTAGAGGGCTGTGGTGCTTTGCATAACCAGTATAAACTCTGACACAGCCTCTCGCTGTTCAACTTAGATTTTCTGTTTAAGAGTCTCCACATAGTGGTTCTACTTACCTTAAGAACCTCCTACACCCTATCCTTACCATGTTTATCCACGGTGTACTGGAGGATCTTAGCTCTATCCTCTTGGCTTAAAGCTTTTAGGTTCAGAGTATTGTACTAGGTTTTCACAGCCATATCCGTTGTCTCCTAGATAGATAGTATTATCGTGTAGCAATATTAGTTAATCGTTTCACGGTGTATGTGCGGGTCTGAAACAATGTTTCTGTATCTGTGGAAAGAGTTGAGTTTGTTTATTTGTTTGGCGCCGGGGGCGGGATTTGAACCCGCGTGCGGATATCCCGCACCGGCTCTCAAGGCCGGCCCCTTAGACCGCTCGGGCACCCCGGCTTTCTGTAGTTCTTATTGGTTGATTAATTAAAAGCTTTAGTTCTGCTTTCTAGCTAAATATACTTTGTATCCTTTTTTCGAGACTAGCTTTTCTGCTGTTCCGAATGTTTCTATAAGTAGTTTATATACTTTTTCTGCTCCCTTTCTTGCTACTATTTGTAGTGTTCCTCTTTCTTGAAGATGATTCATAGACTCATTAATTATCTTATCGATGACATTCATACCTGCAGAAAAGGGAGGGTTTGTATATATAGCGTTAAATTTTAGGTGTTTTACAGGTTCGTACAGGTTTCCATGTAAAACCTTAATTCTGTTTAAATCTAGTTTGTTTCTTATGATGTTTCTCTTGGTAATTTCTACAGCATCCTTGTTTATATCAACCATATATATCTCTAGGTTGGGATTTATTTTAGCTAGAGTAATACCTATAACACCATATCCACATCCAAGATCTAAAACAACACCTTTTTCAGGTATTTCTGCATATTCTATTAGTAATCTTGTTCCTTCATCTATGTGTTTATATGAGAATAATCCTGGAACAACTTCTAGCTCTACACTAACACCTCTTACATAATCGGATATAAGTTGGTATACCCCTTTTCTTGTCCGTTCTTTATAGTAATGGCTTTCTACATATACTAACATTTCAATCACGATTTACATTTAATTAGATTTGATCAACTCTTTGTTTTGTCGCCATGTTTTCGGATATATATTTGGATCTATAATCACTCTCTCTATTTTCACAACTATACCTTTTTCTATTGATAGAATTTCTTTGCTGTTCATCAATGCTCTACCTATAGCTACGAGCTCACCCTTTAGAGTCATTACAGCAACACGATCCCCTTTACCTATTTTATTAGAAAGTATGGCTACGCCAGGAGCAGCAAGTTGTGCCCCATGTGCTATAGCATCTACAGCACTATCTTTAATTAATATCTTTGGTAGAAATGCTACTATATGTTCCATAGGCAATAGATATTTTCTAATTAGAGTCTCATCTTTATAGTTGTTCCATAAGTAAAGTGCTTCAGAAAGTTCATGCAGTGTCACAAGATCTCTATCCTCAGTAAGATGTGCTACAGCAGTTCTTCTTAACTCTCTCATATGTGCTTCAACACCCAGGACTAAACCTATATCATGACATAGCTTCCTAACATATGTACCAGATTCACATTTAACTCTAAACAATACATGCCTATTCTCTATTTCAATTACATCTATACTGTAAATTTCCTTCATCCTCAATGATCTCTTGACGGAGGACCGTAATGGTGGTCTTTGATATATTTTGCCTATGAACATATTTATCACAGATAGTATTTTCTCTTTCTCGACATAATCGTGAAGCTCCATAAGTGCTACATACTCTTTATATGAGTGCATGAGCACTCCTATGATCTTAGTAGCCTTCTCTAAAGATATTGGTAGTACTCCTGTTACCTTTGGATTTCCCCGCTCAGCCCAACATCATGGGCTGAGCTCTAGGGTTCCCCCATGACCAGCTTTTTCAAGATTAAACATCTTCTTAATCCATGCCACAACCTCATGACTTGTTGGTCCAGGAGGTTTATCTAAAACTATTAAGCTACTATGTATGTGATCCTGTATTGATCTTGCGTATGGTAGAGAGCCGTGTTTTTCATCAGTATCTTCATCATATTTGACTACATACTCGTGGTCAATATTTGCGGCTCTGTCTAATAATTTAATAAATTCTATTCCTTTTTCCCTCATATATGTCACCTTACCGAATTCACTACTTCTACTACAAATACATATACATAGAAGAACTGGTTAAAACTCAACATCTTCTCTCTAAGAAAAACGAGGTAAGAATTCACTGGATCATAAGTTATTTTATCTTCTTAGGAGTATCGGGGTTAGTTTGACTCTTATACGCTCCTTCATGAAATCTATTAGATTCATCTGTTCAAGAGCTTTCATGATTTCTTCATCTGATGCACCCTTCTTTATGTCGATTTTCTTGTCCAACACCTCTATATGGTTGATATTACATCTCCTTCTTTTAACACCAGTTAAGGTCTTGGGTCCAGTTATGTTTACGTAGTTTTCGTCTATTATTTCAACTATAACGCATTTGCGGCCACTCTCACGACCCGCTATTTTAACACATATTCTACCAATCTCAATAGCAGGCATAACTCTATACCTCCCGACTTTTCTAGTTCATACTTAATAGACTTAGTTTATAGGCTTTAATCGTGTCATAAATATCATATGCGATACACAGAGTGATAGTAGTATCT is a window from the Ignisphaera sp. genome containing:
- a CDS encoding methyltransferase, whose amino-acid sequence is MLVYVESHYYKERTRKGVYQLISDYVRGVSVELEVVPGLFSYKHIDEGTRLLIEYAEIPEKGVVLDLGCGYGVIGITLAKINPNLEIYMVDINKDAVEITKRNIIRNKLDLNRIKVLHGNLYEPVKHLKFNAIYTNPPFSAGMNVIDKIINESMNHLQERGTLQIVARKGAEKVYKLLIETFGTAEKLVSKKGYKVYLARKQN
- a CDS encoding tRNA pseudouridine synthase A; the encoded protein is MREKGIEFIKLLDRAANIDHEYVVKYDEDTDEKHGSLPYARSIQDHIHSSLIVLDKPPGPTSHEVVAWIKKMFNLEKAGHGGTLELSP
- a CDS encoding ferredoxin family protein, whose protein sequence is MTRNWYPVINYEKCSGCLTCYNFCPHGVYGLGADGKPVVVKPDNCVELCRGCQKICPSSAIKYYGDEQ
- a CDS encoding 50S ribosomal protein L14e, whose product is MPAIEIGRICVKIAGRESGRKCVIVEIIDENYVNITGPKTLTGVKRRRCNINHIEVLDKKIDIKKGASDEEIMKALEQMNLIDFMKERIRVKLTPILLRR
- a CDS encoding transglutaminase-like domain-containing protein — its product is MDFSFVPSNYDVKAATGLAERLKDSDKYKALVNVMEWIDKNITYWYERAYLDSITRPFLMVGTSIVAIIIFLVLFVFLLAVFSALLNLPPILSFIGSLTINLILCFYFIFGMSPVKKFLLVILGSTVFYMFTMEMLKLQPLELLTGIRHLSFIYWVTAGGSLIVMLYLIAIYLPLTRHYESKLAAIIRLINLTFTAELSVEDMLKLRRGVCRDYARLIASVLVNLFPKKKTESTFSLYRDM
- a CDS encoding integrase, whose protein sequence is MESIDLETKRLVYFNRFYRYYLGLRGHQKPCEWIYMSRETAELLKAVAPRKISREAVTKYAKRRNLTLPKMFKKVSWRIMVQTMPREVARFIQSRFGELRISEARYEDLLTEADKHYPSYLFALRSHELIQ